Proteins from a single region of Fusobacterium gonidiaformans ATCC 25563:
- the ylxM gene encoding YlxM family DNA-binding protein, which yields MDLQEFLEIGSLLELYKNLLSEKQKEYLIEHFEEDYSLSEIATTHNVSRQAVSDNIKRGIKVLNDYEKKLKMFEQKRKLREKLESLQRDFRPEVLKKIMDDLL from the coding sequence ATGGACTTACAGGAATTTTTAGAGATAGGAAGTCTGTTGGAGCTTTATAAAAATTTGTTAAGTGAGAAACAGAAAGAATATTTAATAGAACATTTTGAAGAAGATTATTCCTTGAGTGAAATTGCAACGACTCATAATGTAAGCCGACAAGCAGTTTCTGATAATATCAAACGAGGAATCAAAGTTTTAAATGACTATGAAAAAAAACTAAAGATGTTTGAACAAAAGAGGAAATTGAGAGAAAAATTAGAAAGTTTACAGAGAGATTTTCGTCCAGAAGTTCTAAAAAAAATTATGGATGATTTGTTATAA